The genomic region TTTAATTCCCGTAAAATTAATTCCCGTTAAATTGATTTCCTAAGTTTGAGAGCTTTTTGTCTTACCTAAGTAAGATCAGCGTTTTTTAGCAGCCTTTAAAAGGTGTCCCCATATAGTCGCTGATTAATTGATAGGCGCAGAATTTTCCGCACATGGTGCAGCGCTCCTGGCTGTCTTCATTTTTGGCTTTTCGCATTCGCCCCGCTTTTTCCGGATCAATGGACAGCTCGATTTGTTTTGGCCAATCCAAGGCTTTGCGGGCTTTGGCCATTTCCAGATCCCATTCCCAGGCTCCTTTAATGCCTTTAACCAGATCGGCTGCATGAGCTGCGATGCGGGCAGCGATCACCCCTTCTTTGACATCCTCCTCCGTAGGCAAACCAAGATGCTCCGCAGGGGTGACATAGCAGAGGAAGTCCGCACCGCTGGAAGCTGCGATAGCTCCGCCAATCGCTGATGTAATATGATCATATCCCGGAGCCACATCGGTGACCAAAGGGCCTAAGACATAGAAAGGAGCATTATGACAGAGGGTTTTTGCCAACTGCATATTCGTTTCAATCTGATGGAGAGGAACATGTCCGGGGCCTTCGACCATAACCTGCACCCCTGCTTCCTGAGCCCGTTTGACCAAGCTTCCCAGAGTGATCAGTTCTTTAATTTGGGGGCCGTCTGTGGCATCGGCTAAGCAACCTGGCCGGAGGCCATCTCCCAGACTCAGAGTAACATCATAGTGCAAAGCGATGTTTAACAGGCGGTCGTACTGCTCGAAAAGGGGGTTTTGTCGCTGATGATGCAGCATCCAGGCGGTAATAAAGGACCCTCCCCGGGAGACGATATCCATCACCCGTCCCTGTTCCCGGAGTTCCTGAATGACCTCTAAGGTTACGCCACAGTGAACCGTGATAAAATCAGCTCCGTCCCGGCAGTGTTTTTCGATCCCGGCAAATATTTCATCATCCGTCATTTCCACTAAGCCCCGGCCGGCCTTGTGAGTATCCACCATGACCTGGTATAAAGGCACCGTTCCCACCATGACCGGACTATCCTGGATAATCCTGCTTCTGATCTCATCAATATCTCCGCCTGTACTTAAATCCATGATGGAATGGACACCGGCCGCCACAGCAATCTCCAGTTTGCTCAGCTCAGGGGCTAGCTCCGGATAGGCATCGGAGGTTCCGATGTTGGCGTTCACTTTCGTAGACAGACCCTTGCCGACTGCCATGGGACGAAGTCCCTGATGGTTGATGTTGCAGGGTAAAACCGCTTCCCCTATGGCGATTTTCTGCCTCAGTTCCTCCCCGGTAATTCCCTCGAATTCAGCTGCTTGGACCATTTCTGGAGTAATGATTCCTTTTCTTGCTTCTTGCAGTTGAGTCAATGAAACCACACCTTCCTTAATATAAATAAAGATATAAAAAAAGGCGGATATAAAAAATACAGACCGGGTAGGTCTGTATTCTAATAAACATATCGTTATTATCCACCTTCCCTACGCTGGCATTACCCAGATCAGGTTAAGGGTCAAAGGATTCTTGGGTCCTTTATCTCAGCCGACCTTATTCGGCCCCCCTAGTGATTATGCAGTTACAATTATTGGCACCTAAAGTATATCACATGTTATACGGAATTAAAAGAGAACCGGCTGATTTTAGACATTTTCAGCTATAGAGTAAATCAACTTCTCCGTGCTCTCCCAGCCTAAGCAAGCATCCGTAATGGATTTTCCATAGATGTTTTCCCCGATGCCCTGCCTTCCTTCCTCCAGATAGCTCTCGATCATCAGCCCTTTGATCATCTTCTTCAGCAGGGAATCATACCTACGGCTGTACAGCACCTCGCCGGAAATACGGGGCTGCTCATAAAAGCACTTCATGGAGTTGGCATGATTCACATCCACGATAATGGCCGGATTAACCAATTCCAGTCTTTCATATTCCCGAGCGGTCCGAATCAGGTCTTCAAAATGATAATTGGGGATATTTTCACCATTGGCATTCACAGCCCCTCTTAACACGGCGTGAGCATAAGGGTTCCCAGTGGTTTCAACTTCCCAGCCATTGTAGATGAAAGAATGATTGCTGTGTGCTGCAATCAATGAATTAAACATCACGGTCATATCGCCGCTGGTGGGGTTTTTCATGCCCACCGGAAGTTCAATACCGCTGACGGTGAGACGATGCTGCTGGTTTTCCACGGAACGGGCACCGATGGCCACATAGCCCAGGACATCGGCAAGATAGCTGTAGTTCTCGGGATAGAGCATCTCGTCAGCAGCCGGCATCCCAAATTCCGATATGGCGCGGATATGCAGGCGGCGAATGGCTTTAATCCCCTCGCACATATCCGGGGCCTTTTCCGGGTCCGGCTGATGAACCATCCCTTTATACCCTTCCCCTGTGGTCCGGGGTTTGTTGGTATAGATCCGGGGCACGATGAGGAGGGTATCCTTGACCTTTTCCTGGACTTTGGCCAATCGTTCAATATACTCACAAACGGGATCTTCATGATCGGCGGAGCAAGGACCGACAATCAATAAGAACCGTTGATCTTCATTGGTCAGGATCTTCTTCATCTCGTCCACCCGTTTGTCCCGGAGCTCAGCCACTTCTTTGCTTAAAGGCAAATGGGCAATAATTTCTTCCGCCGGCGGTAATTTCTTGATAAAATTCATACTCATAGATCAACACCTCTACTCTTCTCCATATATGGCAAACTGATATAGTTACAAGTATAAATCTACCCTATAAAAATCGCAAGAAAAAATCCACTTATATATAACAATTCTTTTGGGTTTATTGTTATAACTTTTTAAGCAACCGACAAAAGGTTGAGCAGTCATAAAAATCTGACGGGCATAACATCACCCGCCAGATCGCTGCTTTCTGCAGTCCCTTTATCCTGACTTAATTGAATCAATATAAATCTCCTTGGCTGACAATTAAAAGCCGGTCCTACACTACATGAATTCTTCATCCCTATATTTATTCTTTTCCTCCAAAATCTTTCCGGTAAAGAACAATGGAACAAATGACGCCTAAACAGATCATGATCACCTGAAGCCAAAGGGTTACTTGAAATGCATATACGGGATATGGTTTTATCCCATCAGAAACGGCATTGATGATAATTCCCCAAATCTGTTGAAAAAGTCCTGCTCCAAAAATCCAGGCAAAGCTGTTCACGATTCCCATCGCAGTCCCTAAACGGGATGTGGGCATGACTTCACGAATATAAATAAATGTGGTGGAGATAACCAGCATCTGCAATGACCCCATTAAGAAATTAAAAAAGCTTAACTCTGTAATGCTTATGGTTGCCGGTTGCAAAGCAATCCATAGCCAGTTAAACAAAAACAAAATACAACCCAATACCATGGTTTTCTTGGAGCCAATCTTTCTGACCACTGCACCGCTTAGGATACATCCTGCAAAGAGCCCCCATGCATACCAGGACAGAATATCCCCACTGATCTCCTTGGATAATGTCAGGGCGTCGGTCAGATAGATGCCTTCCCACATGGAGCCGAAAGTCTGGGAACTGGAGTTCACACCGAGAGATAGTAAACCGATTAACCATAAGACAGGCATTTTGAGTACGGCAGTAAAGGGAACCTTTTCTTGCCCGGATTCTTCACTTATGGCGGCAACCACTGCAGTTTCCCCATGGAGTTCATCCGGTGTAAGCAACCCTCTTTCCGCCGGCTGATCTCTCAATAAGATATACGTTACCACTGCCAATATCAAGGAAAAAACTGCTATGCCGAATAAAGCTGTTCTCCAGCCCGTAAAACTCATTAATGTGCGTAGCGGCGCTGTGCCCAGGACGCTGCCCAAAGAACCCAGTCCCATAAATATTCCCCAAAGCATTGGATATTGGCGGGTCGTAAACCAAGCAGAGATTATTTTTGCCCCACCGATCAAAAAACCAGATACGGCCACGGCCAGAAGGATTCTACCGATAATTAATACTGTAAAATTTTCAGCAAGGCTGAAGACCAGTGAGCCAATGGCCGCTATGATAAGAATTGCCGTCAGTCCCCGGCGGGCGCCTAAACTATCCAGCATAGTGCCTACCGGCGCTTGCGCAAAGGCATAGATCCAGGTAAAGGCCATACCCATGAAGCCGAAGGCAACCGCACCCAAGGATAGGTCTGCCATTAAATCGGGTCCCATAATAGCCGGCGTAATCCGATGGAACAAGGTAAGCATATAGCATAAAACGCAAATGACATACATGGGCCATTGTAAAATTTTCAATTTGTGAAGCATAGAACTTCTCTTGGAATTGTCCATTAAATTCCCTCACTTTCTAAACGGTACGGATAGTGACCTTCACTACGGACAATTAAGCTCCAAAGTCATTACCATAGCATCTTCAGGCGGATCGGTGTAATAATTTTGCTTGGTATCTCCAGGCAAGAACCCTATCTTCTTATAGAAGCTGCAGGCAATTGTATTTGAGGTGCGGATTTCCAAATTTAAGCGTATCACCCCACGGGGTTTCATCCACTCCAGCACTTGCCTGATAAGATATGAGCCATGCCCTTTGGCCCGGAAGTCAGGATGTATGGCTAATCTTGTTATATATCCTTCATCAAAAATCAGCCATACACCCAGATAACCCAGAAGTATGTCATAGGAATACAGGCAAAAGTAGTAAGCATCTTCGTTATGCCTAAGTTCTGTGACAAAGGCTAAGGGCGACCATGGCGAGGGAAAGGATCTTAGTTCGATTTTCATCACATCTTTGAGATCCTCTTCACACATCAATTTAATGATTAAAGGACCATGGGCAGCTAATTTTCTTACCTTGTTTTTTTCCTGCATTTTATATAGTCGAAAAAATTCTTCATCGGGACCTGACTCCAGCCATTGATGCCAAACTGCTTGAACGCTGTATAGTCCGTAATGCCATTGATAATACTCCGGAAGACTCCTCTCCTTATTTTTTAAATACTCTGCAGCAGGCAGGGAATCCCCACTAACCAAAATTCGGTTGTCTTCCAACTCCACTTCTTTCCTTAACTCTTCAGTGGTCAGAATATGGGGCTCCTCCAAACACACCGGAATTTGCCGGCAGGAATCCCATTGATAGCTGACTTTAAACCACAGAGATTGAGCTGGATTTTGGATGACCGCCAGCCCCTTTTCACAATCCTGAGCCGCCCACCCTAACATATCCAAAGACAAAACACTGATCAAAGGGATTTTCAATTCAGCGGCCAGAAGATGCAGCTTTTCACACACTTCTGATTCCCCTACTTCTGATGAATAAGCGGCTTTCACAATACCTGCAAAGTCCATATCCGTCAGCTGTGAACCCAATCCATGCAGCAATCCTGCCAAGAGCATTTTAAAGTCCACCGAGGGAGCCTGGTGAAGAGAAATTTGTGTTTCTCCCAACAGTTTTCCATTCTCGCCCAAGGCAATCGTCAGTATTTGAGCGGTCTTCATCATTGCGCAATATTTCATCGGTTACTCCTTACTACTATTACTCCATGGGGTTTAAGGGCTTTGCAGGCGGAGGAGTATTTCTATAACAGGCTGCAAATTCTCCAGTGTCAGGAGCGCTCTTACTTTTACCACAAGGATTGGCACATAATAAGCCGCTGTATGAACATCTGATGACTGTAATTTCCGGTCCGGTCAACCGGGCCCCACACTTTTTACACTTAGGGTCGATTGAATCGGGAATAGTGTGTTTACCACAATGGGTGCATTTAACCGGCTTGGGCATAGGAGGTTTGCACCGTCCGCAATAGGGATTGCAGATCCAACATGTTAAAAGCATTTCTCTCCCACTTTCCTGGCTAAAAACCAAAGCATTGAAGTCAAGGGCGTGTATTCTATATAAATTTACTGAACACAAAACACAATAGGGAGGCAACAATGATCATGCCTAGACAGATTGGGAAAACCTTTCTGATCACGGCTTGCTCTTCCCCTACTGCATCAATGACGGCAGCGGCATTTTGAAGTTTTCCGGGAGAAATTACGCTGGCCAGCCCAGCTCCGATCCCAGTGGCGGCTGCCACCACTAAAGGATTCAGGAAGAGTTCCTTAGCAGCAATAAAGTTGTATTTGGCAAACATCCCCAGGGCAGCAGCTTCGCTGGAGGTAACAAACCCGCCAAAAAGACCAAGGGGTGCGACAATTAATGGATAAACCCAGTCGAAGATCCTTGCCGACTCGAGGGCCAGAACAGAAACCATATTATGCATGGCATCCGTAACCTGCCAAACCTCTCCAACAGGCTGTAACCCGGTGTTGTTCATCAATAAGCCAAGGGCAAAGAAAACAGTCAGGGAGATCAGAGGTTTAGGTGCTCTCCTGCCAAACTTGATCAGGCTTCGCTTAATTTGGGTGCCTGTCGGCTTCAACCAGATGGCGGAAACGATTGTGCCGACCAAAACCCAAAAATAAGCGTTCCAAAATACCCGGAGGTAAATCTTCTGACCTGGAATGATCTGAACCGGCATTCCTAAGCGGAGGGTTAAGAAATCATGAACAGGCTGATAGAAATTAACAAAAAATAAAAGGCTAATCGTCAGGAGCCAAGGCGAAAAGGCAGCCCATAAACTTCTTTCTTTCTCGACCTGTAAATCCTCATCGTTAAGAACACTGCGATCAAGAATTTTATAGCCCTTTACCTTGAGATACAGGCATTCAACCAGGATCACCAGGACTCCGGCAATCACCCCGGTTAAGACGATGCCTGGATGAAGGGCAGGAACATATGCTATGGCGACCGCTGTTAAACCGGCGATCAAACCGCCTGCCAGCGCCGGGAAGAATCCTGCCCCCATCAGCTCAGTTCCCCCCACCAAATACAGCATGGCAAAGGCGATTAAGGTGGAGATAATCGGCAGATAGAGAGCAAATATTTGCGACGCTTCAATCAGGGAGACTCCTGTTATATCGGAAAAAGCGACAAGCGGGGCACCAAGCATGGAGTAAGTGCAAAGGGCATCAAAACCAAGGGCCGGGAGAGCAATGGCCATAAAGTTGGAATACCCTAAGCCTTTTAATACGGGAGGTAAAACCGCCACCGGTGTTGCACCGGCAGAAACCAAGGTGGTTCCGGCGCCAAGATTGATGATCATGATTTGTGAAGCCTTATTGGTAATCGCTACCGTCTTTAAGAAAGTACAAATTCTCCTTAGCGCACCAGTCTCCTCCATAAAGCAAATTTGCAGTAAAGTAGCGGCACACACGATCGTGACCGGAAATGATTGGACGACGCCTGCCAGGCTGGCCCTGATACTGACCGCCAGAGAAGTTGAGAAGAAGGCAATAGCAATCATAACGCACAGAGCCCAGCCGATCAGTGAAGCAATATGAACAGGCGTATTTCTCCAGGCAATCAGAAGAAAAATGACGATGATGGGAAGTAAGGTCATGATACTTAGAAAACCCATGCCCATTTGTTTTCCTCTCTTTTCACCATTGAATTCACTCTTTTGTGAAAGTCAGAACTTCTTCAGTCACAGTGAGCTATTGGCAATAATCAACGGGGAGGATCAAGATCCCCATGAACCACAGGGACCTGACCCTAACCTATTGCGGTTTACTTTTTAGGTTTTTCTGCTCCGCACTTTTTACATGCTGGTTCTTTGGTAGAGTTGAAGGTTTCACATTGACTGCATTTCCAGATCAATTTCTCGGTCGGCGGCGGTCTGAAACCACCTTTTTCCTGACGACTCATTGAAAAAAGACCTCCTTTTTGTGTAAGCTATACTTTACCTTGAAAATAAAACCATGTTTGGTTTTTCAACCAGCTTTTTGGATAGTTCTTCAAGGGTCCCGTAGTACATGATTCCTGACTGGCAATGATGGACACAAGTCGGCAACCTGCCTTCCTTCACCCTATCTTCACAGAGATTGCATAACTCTGTGGGTAGAGGCAAATAGGTCCAGGACCATTTGCCGTAAACATTTTCCCGGGGTCCGTCTTCCAATACTTTGATGCCAAATTGTCCTACAGGTAACCCTAATTCCTTTTTGCAGGCTACCTCACAGGTATGACAATTGGTACAATATTCATAATCGATGAGAATCCCGTATTGAGCATTATCTTTTGACATAGCCAAACCCCCCTAACCTTGTCACAATTTCAGTGGGCGTTACTTGATCATTCTCGGGTTCAACCTTATAAACCTTGCAGATCGTGGATTT from Desulfitobacterium chlororespirans DSM 11544 harbors:
- the thiC gene encoding phosphomethylpyrimidine synthase ThiC; translation: MTQLQEARKGIITPEMVQAAEFEGITGEELRQKIAIGEAVLPCNINHQGLRPMAVGKGLSTKVNANIGTSDAYPELAPELSKLEIAVAAGVHSIMDLSTGGDIDEIRSRIIQDSPVMVGTVPLYQVMVDTHKAGRGLVEMTDDEIFAGIEKHCRDGADFITVHCGVTLEVIQELREQGRVMDIVSRGGSFITAWMLHHQRQNPLFEQYDRLLNIALHYDVTLSLGDGLRPGCLADATDGPQIKELITLGSLVKRAQEAGVQVMVEGPGHVPLHQIETNMQLAKTLCHNAPFYVLGPLVTDVAPGYDHITSAIGGAIAASSGADFLCYVTPAEHLGLPTEEDVKEGVIAARIAAHAADLVKGIKGAWEWDLEMAKARKALDWPKQIELSIDPEKAGRMRKAKNEDSQERCTMCGKFCAYQLISDYMGTPFKGC
- a CDS encoding 3-deoxy-7-phosphoheptulonate synthase; the encoded protein is MSMNFIKKLPPAEEIIAHLPLSKEVAELRDKRVDEMKKILTNEDQRFLLIVGPCSADHEDPVCEYIERLAKVQEKVKDTLLIVPRIYTNKPRTTGEGYKGMVHQPDPEKAPDMCEGIKAIRRLHIRAISEFGMPAADEMLYPENYSYLADVLGYVAIGARSVENQQHRLTVSGIELPVGMKNPTSGDMTVMFNSLIAAHSNHSFIYNGWEVETTGNPYAHAVLRGAVNANGENIPNYHFEDLIRTAREYERLELVNPAIIVDVNHANSMKCFYEQPRISGEVLYSRRYDSLLKKMIKGLMIESYLEEGRQGIGENIYGKSITDACLGWESTEKLIYSIAENV
- a CDS encoding MFS transporter, which produces MLHKLKILQWPMYVICVLCYMLTLFHRITPAIMGPDLMADLSLGAVAFGFMGMAFTWIYAFAQAPVGTMLDSLGARRGLTAILIIAAIGSLVFSLAENFTVLIIGRILLAVAVSGFLIGGAKIISAWFTTRQYPMLWGIFMGLGSLGSVLGTAPLRTLMSFTGWRTALFGIAVFSLILAVVTYILLRDQPAERGLLTPDELHGETAVVAAISEESGQEKVPFTAVLKMPVLWLIGLLSLGVNSSSQTFGSMWEGIYLTDALTLSKEISGDILSWYAWGLFAGCILSGAVVRKIGSKKTMVLGCILFLFNWLWIALQPATISITELSFFNFLMGSLQMLVISTTFIYIREVMPTSRLGTAMGIVNSFAWIFGAGLFQQIWGIIINAVSDGIKPYPVYAFQVTLWLQVIMICLGVICSIVLYRKDFGGKE
- the rimI gene encoding ribosomal protein S18-alanine N-acetyltransferase, with protein sequence MKYCAMMKTAQILTIALGENGKLLGETQISLHQAPSVDFKMLLAGLLHGLGSQLTDMDFAGIVKAAYSSEVGESEVCEKLHLLAAELKIPLISVLSLDMLGWAAQDCEKGLAVIQNPAQSLWFKVSYQWDSCRQIPVCLEEPHILTTEELRKEVELEDNRILVSGDSLPAAEYLKNKERSLPEYYQWHYGLYSVQAVWHQWLESGPDEEFFRLYKMQEKNKVRKLAAHGPLIIKLMCEEDLKDVMKIELRSFPSPWSPLAFVTELRHNEDAYYFCLYSYDILLGYLGVWLIFDEGYITRLAIHPDFRAKGHGSYLIRQVLEWMKPRGVIRLNLEIRTSNTIACSFYKKIGFLPGDTKQNYYTDPPEDAMVMTLELNCP
- a CDS encoding L-lactate permease, yielding MGMGFLSIMTLLPIIVIFLLIAWRNTPVHIASLIGWALCVMIAIAFFSTSLAVSIRASLAGVVQSFPVTIVCAATLLQICFMEETGALRRICTFLKTVAITNKASQIMIINLGAGTTLVSAGATPVAVLPPVLKGLGYSNFMAIALPALGFDALCTYSMLGAPLVAFSDITGVSLIEASQIFALYLPIISTLIAFAMLYLVGGTELMGAGFFPALAGGLIAGLTAVAIAYVPALHPGIVLTGVIAGVLVILVECLYLKVKGYKILDRSVLNDEDLQVEKERSLWAAFSPWLLTISLLFFVNFYQPVHDFLTLRLGMPVQIIPGQKIYLRVFWNAYFWVLVGTIVSAIWLKPTGTQIKRSLIKFGRRAPKPLISLTVFFALGLLMNNTGLQPVGEVWQVTDAMHNMVSVLALESARIFDWVYPLIVAPLGLFGGFVTSSEAAALGMFAKYNFIAAKELFLNPLVVAAATGIGAGLASVISPGKLQNAAAVIDAVGEEQAVIRKVFPICLGMIIVASLLCFVFSKFI
- a CDS encoding 4Fe-4S dicluster domain-containing protein; the encoded protein is MSKDNAQYGILIDYEYCTNCHTCEVACKKELGLPVGQFGIKVLEDGPRENVYGKWSWTYLPLPTELCNLCEDRVKEGRLPTCVHHCQSGIMYYGTLEELSKKLVEKPNMVLFSR